A genomic stretch from uncultured Cohaesibacter sp. includes:
- a CDS encoding iron-containing alcohol dehydrogenase, whose protein sequence is MLTLTSPLEMQFPSVIRFGEGTIATLADWIKQKGYKAPFVVADAVNVARLDLLGLENATCFGDVVPEPDIANMNKAVEAAAGCDVVIGFGGGSAMDLAKLVAVLVWQEVKFDDISGPHRAQARKVGLVQIPTTAGTGSEVGTRALVTNSETLSKVATESVHMLADLAIVDPTMTMTVPPMVTAATGVDAMAHCVEAFTSKRSHPIIDNYALQGIELVGKYLKRAVADGTDVEARTGLALAAFYGGVCLGPVNTTSGHALSYPLGPRYKLAHGIANALIFPHTLAANASAVPEKTAKICNALGFSGTSASDVLAGARAFCETLGLDMRLRAHGVMEDDLASMAKEAHEIRRLLDWNPVDLSVADIEAIYRQAY, encoded by the coding sequence TTTCGTTGTCGCGGATGCCGTCAATGTTGCGCGTCTTGATCTGCTGGGATTGGAAAATGCCACCTGCTTTGGTGATGTTGTTCCCGAACCCGATATTGCCAACATGAACAAGGCCGTGGAAGCAGCGGCGGGTTGCGACGTCGTTATTGGCTTTGGCGGCGGATCTGCCATGGATCTTGCAAAACTCGTTGCTGTTTTAGTGTGGCAAGAGGTCAAGTTTGATGACATCTCCGGCCCTCACCGGGCACAGGCACGCAAAGTTGGTCTCGTACAGATCCCAACAACCGCAGGCACCGGCTCTGAAGTTGGTACGCGCGCTCTGGTGACCAATTCTGAAACCTTGAGCAAGGTCGCAACCGAAAGCGTTCATATGCTGGCTGACCTTGCCATTGTCGATCCGACCATGACGATGACGGTCCCTCCCATGGTGACGGCGGCAACCGGTGTTGATGCCATGGCACACTGTGTTGAGGCCTTCACCTCCAAACGATCTCATCCAATTATCGACAATTATGCCCTGCAGGGCATTGAACTCGTTGGCAAATATCTAAAACGGGCTGTCGCTGATGGGACTGATGTAGAGGCTCGCACAGGATTGGCGCTGGCGGCCTTTTATGGCGGGGTATGCCTTGGGCCTGTTAATACGACATCGGGGCATGCCCTTTCCTATCCGTTGGGGCCCCGTTACAAACTTGCTCATGGCATCGCCAATGCATTGATCTTTCCCCACACGCTTGCGGCCAACGCTTCGGCTGTTCCTGAGAAAACCGCAAAGATTTGCAACGCTCTTGGCTTCTCTGGTACCTCGGCGTCGGATGTGTTGGCGGGCGCTCGCGCATTCTGTGAAACACTCGGTCTTGATATGCGCCTGCGCGCCCATGGAGTGATGGAAGACGACCTTGCCTCAATGGCCAAGGAAGCGCATGAGATTCGCCGTTTGCTCGATTGGAATCCGGTCGATCTGTCCGTCGCAGATATCGAAGCCATATATCGACAAGCATACTGA
- a CDS encoding alanyl-tRNA editing protein, with amino-acid sequence MTKDLFRSDSYLTSCNAKVVDITEDGAIVLDQTVFYPTGGGQPGDAGILTLVDGSKIEIATTLKGKEGSDILHIPAEGQTYSLTVGDEVTCEINWDLRYKYMRFHTALHLLSVAVPYPVTGGQVSEKEARLDFKLPDPDFTKESLTETLMALIKRDHAVSTRWISDEELDAQPDLVKTMSVQPPRGSGKVRLVAIGDVDLQPCGGSHVKNTSEIGSVFVSKIENKGKQNRRIRIKFAD; translated from the coding sequence GTGACCAAAGATCTGTTCCGTAGTGATTCTTACCTGACCAGCTGTAATGCAAAAGTCGTCGATATCACGGAAGATGGCGCAATCGTTCTGGATCAAACGGTGTTCTATCCCACCGGTGGTGGCCAGCCTGGCGACGCGGGTATTCTTACGCTTGTAGACGGAAGCAAAATTGAAATTGCGACGACATTAAAAGGCAAAGAAGGGTCTGACATCCTTCATATTCCAGCTGAAGGGCAGACCTATTCACTGACCGTGGGCGACGAGGTGACTTGTGAAATCAACTGGGACCTCCGCTATAAATATATGCGGTTTCACACGGCTCTGCATTTGCTCTCTGTTGCCGTCCCCTACCCTGTGACTGGCGGACAAGTGAGCGAAAAGGAAGCCCGTCTAGACTTCAAGTTGCCGGACCCGGATTTTACCAAGGAATCTCTGACCGAGACGCTGATGGCGTTGATCAAGCGGGATCACGCGGTTTCGACACGCTGGATCTCGGATGAAGAGCTGGATGCGCAGCCTGATCTGGTCAAGACCATGTCCGTGCAGCCACCTCGCGGATCGGGCAAGGTGCGGCTCGTGGCCATCGGGGACGTTGATCTACAGCCTTGTGGCGGATCTCATGTCAAGAACACATCGGAAATCGGCTCCGTTTTCGTTTCCAAGATCGAAAATAAGGGGAAGCAGAACCGACGCATCCGAATCAAGTTTGCAGACTGA
- a CDS encoding carboxymuconolactone decarboxylase family protein, whose translation MASDYKQMMKDVSSQVSVLKKDQPDTISGFYAMAGGATKNGALDEKTKELITLAIAVALRCEPCMAFHTAALVRLGVTKEELEETLGCAIYMGGGPALMYAAHAMEAFDQISK comes from the coding sequence ATGGCTTCCGATTACAAACAAATGATGAAAGACGTTTCTTCGCAAGTGTCCGTTCTTAAGAAGGACCAGCCAGACACCATTTCCGGCTTTTATGCCATGGCTGGTGGCGCTACCAAGAATGGTGCTCTTGACGAAAAAACAAAAGAGCTGATTACCTTGGCAATCGCAGTTGCCCTGCGCTGCGAGCCTTGCATGGCTTTCCATACAGCAGCATTGGTTCGCCTTGGTGTAACCAAGGAAGAGCTCGAAGAAACACTCGGTTGCGCCATTTATATGGGCGGCGGCCCTGCTCTGATGTATGCGGCTCATGCCATGGAAGCATTCGATCAGATTTCCAAGTAG
- the sseA gene encoding 3-mercaptopyruvate sulfurtransferase — protein MAERTKWLVDTEWLEANLDNPDVVILDGSWYLPQLQRDPKAEFARAHIPGAMFFDIDEIADLSTDLPHMLPSAELFSTELSKMGMSNGQTVVVYDGVGIGSAPRLWWTFRVMGVKDVYILDGGLPKWKAEKRPVTDVTQTRAPGHFTAKLDHQAVRNFDDMLEAIKDDGVEIVDARSTERWRGIGPEPRPNLSSGRMPGSKNVPFQDLVDDNGQMKDVDFLKQRFVAAGVDLSKPIITSCGSGSTAAILFLALDTIGQKQLSLYDGSWTEWASREGSIIEKD, from the coding sequence ATGGCTGAGCGAACCAAGTGGTTGGTAGATACGGAGTGGCTGGAAGCCAACCTTGACAATCCCGACGTCGTCATTCTGGATGGCTCATGGTATCTGCCGCAGCTGCAGCGCGATCCGAAAGCGGAATTTGCAAGGGCCCACATTCCTGGCGCCATGTTTTTCGATATCGATGAGATTGCCGATCTGTCTACGGATTTGCCTCATATGCTGCCAAGCGCCGAGCTGTTTAGCACGGAGCTCTCCAAGATGGGGATGAGCAATGGGCAAACAGTGGTGGTCTATGACGGTGTTGGGATTGGGTCTGCGCCGCGCCTTTGGTGGACATTCCGAGTTATGGGTGTCAAGGATGTTTATATCCTGGATGGCGGCTTGCCAAAATGGAAGGCTGAAAAGCGTCCGGTAACGGATGTGACCCAAACAAGGGCTCCCGGTCATTTCACTGCCAAGTTGGATCATCAGGCGGTTCGCAATTTTGATGACATGCTCGAGGCTATCAAGGATGATGGCGTGGAGATTGTTGATGCTCGCTCAACAGAGCGCTGGCGCGGCATTGGCCCAGAGCCCCGCCCCAACCTTTCCTCCGGGCGCATGCCCGGCTCGAAGAATGTGCCGTTCCAGGACCTTGTCGATGACAATGGGCAAATGAAGGATGTCGATTTTCTAAAGCAACGCTTTGTTGCTGCAGGTGTTGATCTCTCCAAGCCGATCATCACGTCATGCGGATCTGGTTCTACGGCAGCGATCCTGTTTCTCGCGCTTGATACAATAGGACAGAAGCAGCTGTCGCTCTATGACGGCTCCTGGACAGAATGGGCTTCACGGGAAGGTAGCATCATCGAAAAAGATTAG
- a CDS encoding outer membrane beta-barrel protein: MKRVIVSSAVVLMAATGASMAADLPQSDPIYTAPPAPAEVMSGNPWEGAYAGVAIGGIWSETNSNGGASSVDGDGMSLGGYAGYNMVYDHVVFGPELLANYNTINDKSSTTRFESNWDAELRARAGYDMGFFMPYAAVGVGFQDGELTDRATDANDDNVHTFVGLTGGVEAMVTENVSMRAEAGYRWSDEKTYNLGGTSSKTDIDGTVAKVGLSYHF; encoded by the coding sequence ATGAAAAGAGTAATTGTTTCAAGTGCGGTTGTTTTGATGGCTGCGACCGGGGCTAGCATGGCAGCGGATCTGCCGCAATCTGACCCTATCTACACAGCCCCTCCTGCTCCGGCAGAAGTCATGTCGGGTAATCCTTGGGAAGGTGCCTACGCCGGTGTTGCAATTGGCGGAATTTGGAGCGAAACAAACTCCAATGGTGGTGCGTCTTCCGTGGATGGTGATGGCATGTCGCTCGGCGGTTATGCCGGTTACAATATGGTCTATGACCATGTCGTATTTGGTCCGGAGTTGCTCGCCAACTACAACACCATCAACGACAAAAGCAGCACCACGCGCTTTGAAAGCAACTGGGATGCCGAGCTTCGTGCCCGTGCTGGCTACGATATGGGCTTCTTTATGCCTTATGCCGCTGTCGGCGTTGGCTTCCAGGATGGTGAGCTCACCGACCGTGCAACAGATGCAAATGACGACAATGTCCATACATTCGTAGGTCTGACGGGTGGTGTGGAAGCCATGGTTACAGAGAATGTTTCCATGCGCGCTGAAGCCGGTTATCGCTGGTCTGATGAAAAGACCTATAACTTGGGTGGAACGAGCAGCAAGACCGACATTGATGGCACAGTAGCCAAAGTCGGCCTTTCCTACCACTTCTAA
- a CDS encoding amino acid ABC transporter ATP-binding protein, which yields MSDNAVEASPSEVKKMQISETDVAIEIDGMNKWYGDFHVLRDINLKVMRGERIVIAGPSGSGKSTMIRCINRLEEHQEGKIIVDGIELTNDLKKIDEIRREVGMVFQHFNLFPHLTILENLTLAPIWVRNMPKKEAEEIAMHYLERVKIPEQALKYPGQLSGGQQQRVAIARSLCMNPRIMLFDEPTSALDPEMIKEVLDVMVSLAEEGMTMLCVTHEMGFARQVANRVIFMDAGQIVEQNEPEEFFTNPQHERTKLFLSQILH from the coding sequence ATGAGTGACAACGCAGTCGAAGCGTCTCCGTCCGAAGTCAAAAAAATGCAAATCTCCGAGACCGATGTTGCCATCGAAATCGACGGCATGAACAAATGGTACGGTGACTTCCATGTACTAAGAGACATCAACCTGAAAGTCATGCGAGGCGAACGCATCGTTATCGCCGGTCCATCCGGATCGGGTAAATCCACGATGATTCGGTGCATCAACCGCCTTGAAGAGCATCAGGAAGGCAAAATCATCGTCGACGGCATCGAGCTGACAAACGACTTGAAGAAGATCGACGAAATCCGTCGGGAAGTGGGCATGGTGTTCCAGCACTTCAATCTCTTCCCGCATCTGACAATCCTGGAAAACCTGACGCTGGCACCGATCTGGGTGCGTAATATGCCCAAGAAAGAAGCCGAAGAGATCGCCATGCACTATCTCGAACGCGTTAAGATCCCAGAACAGGCTTTGAAATATCCCGGACAGCTCTCCGGAGGTCAGCAACAGCGTGTGGCGATTGCCCGTTCACTTTGCATGAACCCGCGTATCATGCTGTTTGATGAACCAACGTCAGCCCTTGACCCTGAAATGATCAAGGAAGTGCTCGATGTGATGGTCTCTCTGGCTGAAGAAGGCATGACCATGCTTTGCGTCACCCACGAAATGGGCTTTGCCCGTCAGGTTGCCAACCGCGTCATTTTCATGGATGCGGGCCAGATTGTGGAACAGAACGAGCCCGAGGAATTCTTCACAAATCCTCAACATGAGCGCACGAAGCTGTTTCTTAGCCAGATCCTTCACTAG
- a CDS encoding amino acid ABC transporter permease — protein sequence MSNMPLSFVRKDMVDERPAPISSQGPLYWVHQNLLSSVPNAMMTLFGIFVIYQILSAVIPFALLNAVWEGSDREACIANGAAHGACWAYVKAYFPQFVYGRYPDDQIWRVNIVFIVGALGLIPALIPSLPFKRANVLFMLLVFPVMTFILLTGGNLSFEDHIVSFIVGFAIILGLGALITYATHGKMKPVLLTLSAIGIAIAIIYAIMSIDFGLEPVETANWGGFLVTLVIAITGIVASLPLGIVLALGRRSKMPIVRLVSIIFIEFWRGVPLITVLFMSSVVLPLFLPEGVNFDKLLRALIGVALFSAAYMAEVVRGGLQAIPKGQYEGADALGLTFWQSTGLIIMPQALKLVIPGIVNTFIGLFKDTTLVLIIGLFDLLGQVQSSFTDPTWSTPVTSHTGYLFAAMTYWIFCFGMSRYSIFMENRLHTGHKR from the coding sequence ATGTCAAATATGCCTCTCTCCTTTGTTCGCAAAGATATGGTCGATGAAAGGCCTGCCCCGATTTCATCGCAAGGGCCACTCTATTGGGTGCATCAGAATCTTCTATCCTCGGTTCCGAACGCTATGATGACGCTTTTCGGCATCTTCGTGATTTATCAGATCCTGAGCGCCGTCATTCCCTTTGCCCTGCTCAACGCAGTTTGGGAAGGCTCAGATCGCGAAGCCTGCATCGCAAATGGTGCCGCGCATGGTGCCTGCTGGGCCTATGTGAAAGCCTATTTTCCGCAGTTCGTCTATGGGCGATATCCGGACGACCAGATTTGGCGCGTCAATATCGTTTTCATTGTCGGCGCATTGGGGTTGATCCCGGCGCTTATCCCGTCGCTCCCTTTCAAGCGGGCAAACGTTCTGTTCATGCTTCTGGTCTTCCCGGTCATGACATTCATTTTGCTGACCGGTGGCAATCTGTCCTTTGAAGATCATATTGTGAGCTTCATTGTAGGATTTGCCATCATTCTCGGTTTGGGAGCTCTGATCACCTACGCCACGCACGGGAAAATGAAGCCGGTTCTCCTGACCTTGTCAGCCATCGGCATCGCCATTGCCATCATTTATGCCATCATGTCCATCGACTTCGGTCTCGAACCTGTCGAAACGGCCAATTGGGGCGGCTTCCTCGTCACGCTTGTCATTGCGATTACCGGTATCGTGGCATCCTTGCCTCTAGGTATCGTGCTAGCTCTGGGGCGGCGATCCAAGATGCCGATTGTGCGTCTCGTCTCGATCATCTTTATCGAGTTCTGGCGAGGCGTTCCTCTGATCACCGTGCTCTTCATGTCGTCGGTTGTTCTGCCGCTCTTCCTGCCTGAAGGCGTCAATTTCGATAAGCTTTTACGCGCGTTGATCGGTGTAGCCCTTTTCTCTGCTGCCTATATGGCTGAGGTTGTCCGAGGAGGCTTGCAAGCCATACCCAAAGGACAGTATGAAGGAGCCGACGCTCTTGGACTGACATTTTGGCAGTCAACCGGCTTGATTATCATGCCGCAGGCTCTCAAACTCGTCATTCCGGGCATCGTGAACACATTCATCGGGCTATTCAAGGATACGACACTGGTTTTGATCATTGGTCTGTTTGATCTTCTAGGGCAGGTGCAATCCTCCTTCACAGATCCGACTTGGTCGACACCGGTTACATCTCATACGGGTTACCTGTTTGCAGCTATGACATATTGGATCTTCTGCTTTGGTATGTCCCGATATTCAATCTTCATGGAAAACCGGCTGCACACCGGTCATAAAAGATAA
- a CDS encoding amino acid ABC transporter permease: MAAKPQQTAERSSAKGSIFNDPKVRGVIYQLLLVAGLIYFFWSIIQNASHNLEKQNIASGFSFLGNTAGFLPNQTLIDLSATSTYGQALIAGLLNTLLIAVIGIFFATIVGFVMGIARLSNNWVISKLATMYIEIVRNIPLLLQLFFWYFAVLRSLPHPKNSSSIFDTFFLNNRGLYMPRPVFEDGSANIMIALVIAIVISVGVSIWAKRRQMATGERFPAFLTSLGLIIILPVLAYLLSGMPISYDYAQLKGFNFKGGMKVIPEFVGLLLALTIYTGAFIAEIVRAGILAVNHGQTEAAHALGLRNGPTLRLVIIPQAMRVIIPPLTSQYLNLTKNSSLAVAIAYPDIVSVGGTVLNQTGQAIEVIGIWMIVYLSISLFTSILMNWYNRSIALVER; this comes from the coding sequence ATGGCTGCTAAACCTCAACAGACCGCCGAGCGAAGCTCTGCCAAAGGATCCATATTCAACGATCCGAAGGTGAGGGGCGTTATTTATCAGCTCTTGCTGGTCGCCGGACTTATATATTTTTTCTGGAGCATCATTCAGAATGCTTCCCATAACCTGGAAAAACAGAATATTGCTTCCGGGTTCAGTTTCCTGGGAAACACAGCGGGCTTTTTGCCCAACCAGACCCTTATTGACCTTTCTGCAACATCCACCTACGGACAGGCCCTGATCGCTGGCCTGCTAAACACGCTTCTCATCGCAGTAATTGGTATTTTCTTTGCTACGATCGTTGGCTTCGTAATGGGGATTGCACGTCTTTCCAACAACTGGGTCATCTCAAAACTCGCTACGATGTATATTGAAATCGTGCGCAACATTCCCTTGTTGTTGCAGCTTTTCTTCTGGTATTTCGCAGTATTGCGTTCGCTGCCGCACCCCAAGAATTCATCATCGATATTTGATACATTCTTCCTCAACAACCGTGGCCTCTATATGCCACGCCCTGTTTTTGAAGATGGGTCGGCCAATATTATGATTGCCCTTGTCATCGCAATCGTCATCAGCGTCGGTGTCAGTATTTGGGCAAAGCGCCGACAGATGGCAACAGGCGAGCGTTTTCCGGCTTTCCTGACCAGTCTGGGCCTGATTATTATTCTGCCCGTTTTGGCCTATCTCCTCTCCGGCATGCCAATCAGCTATGATTATGCCCAGCTCAAGGGCTTCAACTTCAAGGGCGGAATGAAGGTCATTCCCGAGTTTGTTGGTTTGTTGCTGGCCTTGACCATCTATACCGGCGCCTTTATCGCCGAGATTGTGCGGGCTGGTATTCTGGCTGTGAACCATGGCCAAACGGAAGCCGCCCATGCACTTGGTTTGCGCAACGGCCCGACCTTGCGCTTGGTCATAATCCCCCAGGCCATGCGGGTCATCATTCCACCGCTCACCAGCCAATATCTGAACCTGACGAAAAACTCATCTCTGGCCGTCGCCATCGCCTATCCTGACATCGTGTCTGTTGGCGGAACGGTGCTCAACCAGACAGGACAGGCCATCGAAGTGATTGGCATCTGGATGATCGTCTATCTCAGTATTTCGCTTTTCACATCGATCCTGATGAACTGGTACAACCGGTCCATTGCATTGGTAGAGAGATAG
- a CDS encoding amino acid ABC transporter substrate-binding protein, translated as MKKVLISVLMGSAMAVAASAASATTLEDVKAKGAVQCGVSQGLPGFSNPDDQGNWTGIDVDVCRAVAAAVFGDATAVKYTPLSAKERFTALQSSEIDLLSRNTTWTMTRDTSLGLNFAGVNYYDGQGFMVRKSLGITSALELDGASVCTNTGTTTELNVTDYFRSHGMQLELVQFEKSDEVVQAYDSGRCDVYTTDASGLYAQRLKLTNPDEHVVLPEIISKEPLGPVVRQGDDEWFNIVKWSLFAMINAEELGVSSANVDEMKESKNPAIRRLVGVEGAFGENIGLSNDWAYNIVKQVGNYAEIFDNNVGPDTPLKISRGVNALWSNGGFQYAPPIR; from the coding sequence ATGAAGAAAGTTCTTATTTCCGTACTTATGGGGTCCGCTATGGCTGTTGCGGCGTCCGCTGCCAGCGCAACGACCCTTGAAGATGTTAAAGCCAAAGGCGCTGTTCAGTGCGGTGTGAGCCAGGGCCTGCCAGGCTTCTCCAACCCGGACGATCAGGGCAACTGGACCGGCATCGACGTTGATGTTTGCCGCGCTGTTGCTGCTGCTGTATTTGGTGATGCTACGGCTGTCAAATACACTCCGCTGTCTGCAAAAGAGCGTTTCACGGCCCTGCAGTCCAGCGAAATCGATCTTCTGTCCCGCAACACCACCTGGACCATGACCCGCGACACATCTCTGGGGCTGAACTTCGCTGGCGTGAACTATTATGATGGTCAGGGCTTCATGGTTCGCAAGTCTCTGGGCATCACCTCGGCTCTAGAGCTGGATGGGGCTTCTGTCTGCACCAACACCGGCACCACCACGGAGCTGAACGTAACCGACTATTTCCGCTCCCATGGCATGCAGCTGGAATTGGTTCAGTTCGAAAAGTCTGACGAGGTTGTACAGGCTTATGACAGCGGTCGTTGCGACGTTTACACCACGGACGCTTCCGGCCTCTATGCTCAGCGTCTGAAACTCACCAACCCTGACGAACATGTTGTTCTGCCAGAAATTATTTCCAAAGAGCCTCTCGGCCCGGTTGTCCGTCAGGGCGATGACGAATGGTTCAACATTGTGAAATGGTCTCTGTTCGCAATGATCAACGCAGAAGAACTCGGTGTTTCGTCTGCCAATGTTGATGAAATGAAAGAAAGCAAAAACCCTGCAATCCGCCGTCTTGTCGGCGTTGAAGGTGCTTTCGGCGAAAATATCGGCCTGTCTAACGACTGGGCTTATAACATCGTCAAGCAGGTTGGTAACTACGCTGAAATTTTCGACAATAACGTCGGCCCGGATACGCCGCTGAAAATTTCCCGCGGCGTAAACGCCTTGTGGTCAAATGGTGGCTTCCAGTACGCACCGCCTATCCGCTAA
- the metC gene encoding cystathionine beta-lyase: MAKNENCTNNYHTDTRLVITGRNPEENDGFVNPPVIHASTVVFKSTEELYYGKPKYYYGRCGTPTTNALCDALTDLEGAKGTVLVPSGLAACSLALLSACKSGDHVLITDSAYEPTRNFANTMLLPMGVEVEYYDPLIGAEIATLFKDNTSAVFTEAPGSQTFEMQDIPAIVKAAHARDILVLLDNTWSSPLYFDSMAHGVDLTIQAGTKYIVGHSDVMLGTVSANEKAWPRLEEVHGAMGYHVGPNDVYLALRGLRTMGLRLRQHQESALEIAKWLETRPEVDRVLYPPLESDPGHAIWKRDFKGGCGLFGVILKDCTQKQAFAFIDALELFGLGFSWGGFESLITYVDPRNYRTATKWDEPGQLIRLHVGLEDVADLKADLEKGFEALKS; this comes from the coding sequence ATGGCAAAAAACGAAAACTGCACAAATAATTATCACACTGACACAAGATTAGTCATTACCGGACGGAACCCAGAAGAAAATGATGGATTTGTCAATCCGCCCGTGATTCATGCTTCAACGGTCGTTTTCAAGTCTACAGAAGAACTTTACTATGGCAAGCCTAAGTATTATTACGGGCGCTGTGGCACTCCAACGACCAACGCATTATGTGATGCGCTCACAGATCTTGAAGGGGCCAAGGGAACTGTTTTGGTGCCTTCGGGGCTGGCCGCCTGCTCGCTTGCGCTTCTCTCTGCCTGCAAGAGCGGCGATCATGTTTTGATCACTGATAGCGCCTATGAACCGACGCGCAATTTCGCGAACACAATGCTGCTGCCGATGGGTGTTGAGGTGGAGTATTATGATCCCCTTATTGGTGCCGAGATTGCGACGCTCTTTAAAGACAATACAAGCGCAGTCTTTACCGAGGCGCCAGGTTCTCAGACTTTCGAGATGCAGGATATTCCTGCCATCGTGAAAGCGGCACATGCACGCGATATTCTGGTTTTGCTCGACAACACCTGGTCATCGCCGCTCTATTTCGACAGCATGGCACATGGGGTCGATTTGACCATTCAGGCTGGAACAAAATATATCGTAGGGCATTCCGATGTTATGCTGGGCACAGTCTCTGCCAATGAGAAGGCTTGGCCGCGTCTGGAAGAAGTACATGGTGCGATGGGATATCATGTGGGGCCAAATGATGTGTATCTCGCCTTGCGGGGCTTGCGAACCATGGGCCTTCGCTTGCGACAACATCAGGAAAGTGCTCTGGAGATTGCCAAATGGCTTGAGACGCGGCCCGAAGTCGACCGTGTGCTCTATCCGCCGCTTGAAAGTGATCCGGGACACGCTATTTGGAAACGGGATTTCAAGGGCGGCTGCGGGTTGTTCGGTGTCATCCTAAAGGATTGTACACAAAAGCAGGCCTTTGCCTTCATAGATGCTCTAGAGCTGTTCGGGCTTGGCTTCAGCTGGGGTGGTTTTGAAAGCCTCATTACCTATGTTGATCCACGCAACTACCGTACGGCTACCAAATGGGACGAACCGGGCCAGCTAATCCGGCTGCATGTGGGGCTTGAAGATGTGGCTGATTTGAAAGCCGATCTGGAAAAGGGGTTCGAGGCTCTCAAAAGCTGA
- a CDS encoding lipid-A-disaccharide synthase N-terminal domain-containing protein — MHSTLWNDIQAWLNTVFVAQWDVWLVLGFVAQAMFTMRFVVQWIASERAGKSIMPVAFWFFSIGGGALLFVYALKRADPVFIVGQGAGLLIYLRNVWLIVKEHKAKKLMENAPVE; from the coding sequence ATGCACTCAACTTTGTGGAACGACATTCAAGCCTGGCTCAATACCGTATTTGTTGCGCAGTGGGACGTTTGGCTTGTTCTCGGATTTGTGGCTCAAGCCATGTTCACCATGCGCTTCGTAGTCCAGTGGATCGCCAGTGAGCGCGCCGGAAAGTCCATCATGCCCGTGGCATTCTGGTTTTTCTCGATTGGTGGTGGCGCACTGTTGTTTGTCTATGCGCTCAAACGGGCCGACCCAGTGTTTATTGTGGGGCAGGGGGCCGGCCTGTTGATCTATCTGCGCAATGTGTGGCTGATCGTCAAGGAACATAAAGCCAAGAAGCTGATGGAAAACGCTCCGGTCGAATAG
- a CDS encoding glycosyltransferase family 2 protein: MLSTLPPLNHALEVSVVIPCKNERENLAFLIDEVHAALDGRSFELIIVDDGSTDDTGPFLKEAAATRPWLRHVRHEASCGQSNAVRTGLLLAKGEFIATLDGDGQNDPAFFPQMIDALKEGGPDHALAAGQRMKRTDGFVKKHGSRLANKIRQSLLKDNTRDSGCGLKVIRRQVFLNLPFFEAWHRFLPALVVREGLKVVHIDVIDRGRSHGVSKYGIFDRLWVGIIDLFGVLWLRKRRKKIPVISEIDLSTPASGHDQH, encoded by the coding sequence ATGCTATCCACCTTGCCACCGCTCAATCATGCTCTTGAAGTCAGTGTGGTTATTCCATGCAAGAATGAAAGAGAAAATCTGGCTTTTCTCATCGATGAGGTTCACGCCGCGCTAGATGGCCGTTCATTCGAGCTGATCATCGTTGATGATGGATCTACAGACGACACGGGGCCTTTTCTGAAAGAGGCTGCCGCTACGCGCCCATGGCTGCGCCATGTGCGCCATGAAGCCTCCTGCGGGCAATCCAATGCCGTAAGGACCGGCTTGCTCCTGGCCAAAGGTGAGTTCATCGCGACGCTGGATGGAGATGGGCAGAATGATCCGGCCTTCTTTCCCCAGATGATTGATGCCCTCAAAGAGGGAGGCCCCGATCATGCCCTTGCCGCCGGGCAGCGCATGAAGCGCACCGATGGTTTTGTCAAAAAACACGGCTCGCGCCTTGCCAACAAGATCCGTCAGTCCCTGTTGAAGGACAACACTCGCGATTCCGGCTGTGGCCTCAAGGTGATCCGCCGTCAGGTATTTCTCAATCTACCATTCTTTGAGGCGTGGCACCGTTTTCTGCCCGCTCTCGTGGTGCGCGAGGGCTTGAAGGTTGTTCATATCGACGTGATCGATCGCGGCCGCAGCCACGGCGTTTCCAAATATGGCATTTTTGACCGCCTCTGGGTCGGCATTATAGACCTGTTCGGTGTCCTCTGGCTGCGTAAACGCCGCAAGAAGATACCGGTGATATCCGAGATTGACCTATCCACACCAGCCTCTGGCCACGATCAGCACTAG